In Eulemur rufifrons isolate Redbay chromosome 29, OSU_ERuf_1, whole genome shotgun sequence, one DNA window encodes the following:
- the LOC138377127 gene encoding trypsin-like has product MKTFIFLAFLGVAVASTTDDDDDDKIVGGYTCQANSVPYQASLNSGYHFCGGSLISDQWVVSAAHCYKSRIQVRLGEHNIEVTEGNEQFINAAKIITHPKYNKSTMDNDIMLIKLSSKAKINSRVSTVSLPKSCASVGTQCLISGWGNTLSSGVNYPDLLQCLKAPILSDSTCRNSYPGQITSNMVCVGFTEGGKDSCQGDSGGPVVCNGQLQGVVSWGDGCALKGKPGVYTKVCNYVSWIQQTIAAN; this is encoded by the exons ATGAAGACCTTCATCTTCCTCGCTTTCCTGGGAGTTGCTG TCGCTTCCAccactgatgatgatgatgacgacaaAATCGTCGGGGGGTACACCTGTCAGGCGAATTCAGTCCCCTACCAGGCATCCCTGAACTCAGGCTACCACTTCTGCGGGGGCTCCCTCATCAGCGACCAGTGGGTGGTGTCTGCGGCTCACTGCTACAAGTC CCGAATCCAGGTGCGTCTGGGAGAACACAACATTGAAGTCACTGAGGGCAATGAGCAATTCATTAATGCTGCCAAGATCATCACTCACCCCAAATACAATAAATCCACCATGGATAATGACATTATGCTAATTAAGCTGAGCTCAAAAGCCAAGATCAACTCTCGAGTGTCCACGGTCTCTCTGCCAAAATCTTGTGCATCTGTTGGTACTCAGTGTCTCATCTCTGGCTGGGGCAACACCCTGAGCAGTGGCG TCAACTACCCTGATCTCCTGCAGTGTCTGAAGGCTCCGATCCTCTCTGACAGCACCTGCCGCAACTCCTACCCAGGCCAGATTACTAGCAATATGGTCTGCGTGGGCTTCACGGAGGGTGGAAAGGACTCTTGCCAG GGTGACTCTGGTGGCCCTGTGGTCTGCAATGGACAACTCCAGGGCGTCGTTTCCTGGGGCGATGGCTGTGCTCTGAAAGGCAAACCTGGGGTCTACACCAAGGTCTGCAACTACGTGAGTTGGATTCAGCAGACCATCGCTGCCAACTAG